A genomic region of Arachis hypogaea cultivar Tifrunner chromosome 5, arahy.Tifrunner.gnm2.J5K5, whole genome shotgun sequence contains the following coding sequences:
- the LOC112800033 gene encoding transcription factor MYB53-like — MGRSPCCDESSGNVKKGPWTPEEDEKLIDYIKKHGHGSWRTLSKRAGLNRCGKSCRLRWANYLRPDIKRGKFTPDEERIIVNLHSLLGNKWSKIASHLPGRTDNEIKNFWNTHIRKKLLQMGIDPDTHKPRTDFNHLINLTHLLAAAISSNSGNPMMNMNTPTWGRNPNIALQGDVTSQLSQLHLLQNLLQIMNSNTFVNMGSSNPNYNPSFDNSYLNESNTLQAVGLKSEGHANNPAALFSHQHGGGAVNNTQEISSQGNEEENPLLPALVASSPVVSDGTCSSFNQMENNNNSSCCNTAPTSTTQSPNNSSTIFDDLEMLLQDDQTSDSYWKDILNFTSTYTSASTNSW; from the exons ATGGGAAGGTCACCATGCTGTGATGAGAGTAGCGGTAATGTAAAGAAAGGGCCATGGACACCAGAAGAGGATGAGAAGCTGATTGATTACATAAAGAAACACGGTCATGGAAGTTGGAGAACTCTTTCAAAGCGTGCTGGTCTCAACAGATGCGGTAAGAGCTGCCGACTCAGGTGGGCTAACTACCTTCGTCCCGATATCAAGAGAGGCAAATTCACCCCAGACGAGGAGAGGATCATCGTCAACCTTCATTCTCTTCTTGGAAACAA GTGGTCAAAGATTGCAAGCCATCTTCCGGGAAGAACTGATAATGAGATAAAGAATTTCTGGAACACTCACATAAGGAAGAAGCTTCTGCAGATGGGTATTGATCCAGACACACACAAGCCAAGGACTGATTTCAATCACCTCATCAATCTCACACACTTGCTTGCAGCAGCCATCTCCTCCAATTCAGGGAATCCTATGATGAATATGAACACTCCTACTTGGGGGAGAAACCCTAATATTGCTCTACAAGGAGATGTTACTTCTCAATTATCCCAACTACATCTGTTGCAAAATCTGTTGCAAATTATGAACAGCAACACATTTGTTAACATGGGGAGTAGTAACCCTAATTATAATCCTTCCTTCGATAATTCATATCTCAATGAATCAAACACACTCCAAGCTGTTGGATTGAAAAGTGAAGGACATGCAAACAACCCTGCCGCCCTATTCTCTCATCAACACGGTGGTGGTGCAGTTAATAACACGCAAGAGATTTCATCACaaggaaatgaagaagaaaatccATTGTTGCCAGCATTAGTAGCATCCTCTCCAGTAGTCAGTGATGGAACCTGCAGCAGCTTCAACCAGatggagaataataataatagtagctGTTGCAACACAGCTCCAACATCCACAACACAATCACCCAATAATTCCAGCACAATCTTTGATGATTTAGAGATGCTCCTTCAGGATGATCAAACATCTGATTCCTACTGGAAAGATATTCTAAA CTTCACATCTACATATACATCTGCATCAACAAATTCATGGTAG